A window of Pseudomonadota bacterium contains these coding sequences:
- a CDS encoding MetQ/NlpA family ABC transporter substrate-binding protein has translation MKKIAIFIVAFVSIYALTSLSLNAGENKDSKPLPVVNFGTLPVLQALPLFVAVEKDFFKEQGLSVNLVRFNSAMEKDVALSAGQISGYFGDMMTPMVLNANKTPAKMIATIFNTSKTQRMFAIIASPKHSNKSISEISREGIAVSSNTILDYLMTKLLKSKSNQTESVKQIEIKSIPIRLQMLLSGQIPAAMLPEPLVTLAEQKGCKVLIDDAGADASATVLVFNEKFLADYPDVARRFLTAVEKASQYINRHQDEVRSIMNRECRVPDPLQKTFPIPEFRKLTTPDYNQVMDVYQWLRGKKIIKTEMTFKQMVGNGYLP, from the coding sequence ATGAAAAAGATTGCTATATTCATCGTAGCTTTTGTGTCAATTTATGCGTTGACAAGCCTCTCGCTTAATGCCGGAGAAAATAAAGACAGTAAGCCTTTGCCTGTCGTAAATTTCGGGACACTTCCCGTTTTGCAGGCACTGCCGCTTTTCGTTGCAGTGGAAAAGGATTTTTTTAAAGAACAGGGGTTATCCGTAAACCTTGTCAGATTTAATTCTGCTATGGAAAAAGATGTGGCACTCTCTGCAGGACAGATCTCCGGGTATTTCGGCGATATGATGACTCCTATGGTATTGAATGCCAATAAGACACCTGCAAAAATGATTGCCACAATATTTAACACATCAAAAACACAACGCATGTTTGCAATTATTGCCTCGCCAAAGCACTCAAATAAATCAATTTCCGAGATATCCAGGGAGGGGATTGCAGTAAGCTCTAACACCATTTTAGATTACCTTATGACAAAGCTTTTAAAATCAAAATCTAATCAAACAGAAAGCGTAAAACAGATAGAGATAAAAAGCATACCAATCCGCCTGCAAATGCTGCTCTCAGGCCAGATACCGGCAGCAATGCTTCCCGAGCCCCTTGTAACCCTTGCCGAGCAGAAAGGCTGCAAGGTCTTGATTGACGATGCAGGAGCTGATGCGTCCGCTACCGTACTTGTATTTAACGAAAAGTTTCTTGCAGATTATCCTGATGTTGCAAGAAGGTTCCTAACAGCGGTAGAAAAAGCTTCACAATATATAAACAGGCATCAAGATGAAGTCCGCTCGATCATGAACCGTGAATGCAGGGTTCCGGATCCTCTTCAAAAAACATTTCCCATCCCCGAATTCCGGAAACTCACTACACCTGATTATAATCAAGTTATGGACGTATATCAGTGGTTGAGAGGGAAAAAGATTATAAAAACAGAAATGACATTCAAGCAAATGGTGGGTAATGGCTACCTCCCATGA
- a CDS encoding ATP-binding cassette domain-containing protein translates to MATSHDLLRLDNIKKTFLNADESKTVLEGINLRLSKSDSFSIVGPSGCGKTTLLLITAGLLPPTEGSVWMDDSPVNAPNRKIALVLQHYGLFPWKTVAANIMLGAHLQKIKIAEEELITIKQKLGIEDIDHLYPGQLSGGQRQRVALARAIILHPSLLLLDEPFAAIDTITRERLQNRLLTIFTQRKFSFIIVTHNIEEAVFLGRKIMVLDNQGAGIKTVIENPEMGSLEYRNKPSFFERCLELRKILEKFA, encoded by the coding sequence ATGGCTACCTCCCATGACCTTTTAAGACTCGATAATATAAAAAAAACATTTCTTAATGCTGATGAGTCAAAAACCGTATTGGAGGGAATCAATCTCAGGCTTTCAAAGAGTGATTCCTTTTCTATTGTCGGCCCCTCAGGGTGCGGCAAGACAACACTTCTGCTGATTACGGCAGGACTTCTCCCTCCAACAGAAGGCAGCGTATGGATGGATGACAGTCCGGTAAATGCACCAAACAGAAAGATCGCGCTTGTACTGCAGCATTACGGACTATTCCCCTGGAAAACTGTAGCAGCCAATATTATGCTGGGGGCTCACCTGCAAAAGATTAAAATTGCTGAGGAGGAGTTGATTACTATAAAACAAAAGCTGGGCATTGAAGATATTGACCACCTTTACCCCGGACAGTTAAGCGGAGGGCAGCGCCAACGCGTTGCCCTTGCAAGGGCAATTATTCTTCACCCGTCACTTTTGCTTCTTGACGAGCCCTTTGCCGCAATCGATACGATTACCCGTGAACGCTTGCAAAATAGACTTCTTACAATATTTACCCAAAGGAAGTTCAGCTTCATCATAGTAACTCACAATATTGAAGAGGCGGTTTTTCTCGGGCGCAAAATTATGGTGCTTGATAATCAGGGGGCCGGCATAAAGACCGTTATTGAGAACCCAGAAATGGGAAGCCTTGAATACCGGAACAAACCTTCATTTTTTGAACGATGTCTTGAATTACGTAAAATACTTGAGAAATTTGCATGA
- a CDS encoding ABC transporter permease — translation MKKRQIITYGITVVLVYAFWYVLSLILGSTILPDPISVFIQGFREIGEHSFWEHVLASAFRIITGLLIAFFTATPLGLLLGSNDKLDRLFSPLIYLGYPVPKIVLMPIIFVVFGLGDAAKIVLITMIIFFQLLITTRDAARTIDKEVIYSLRSLGSRQWDFYRHVVWPISLPGIFTSLRIVTGTSIAVLFFVESIGTNMGLGFYIIDAWGRADYTTMFVGIIALSSIGIVIYEIFDLLERKVCRWKNV, via the coding sequence ATGAAAAAAAGGCAGATCATTACATATGGCATAACGGTAGTCCTTGTTTATGCATTCTGGTACGTTCTTTCTTTAATACTCGGCAGTACAATACTCCCTGACCCGATATCGGTATTTATTCAAGGTTTTCGGGAGATCGGGGAACACAGCTTCTGGGAACATGTGCTGGCAAGCGCTTTTCGCATTATTACCGGGCTTCTTATTGCCTTTTTCACAGCAACCCCCCTGGGGCTTCTCCTTGGGAGTAACGATAAGCTCGACCGCCTGTTTTCGCCGTTAATATATCTTGGATACCCGGTGCCGAAGATTGTCCTTATGCCTATTATCTTCGTTGTTTTCGGGCTTGGAGATGCAGCCAAAATTGTTCTTATCACCATGATTATCTTCTTCCAGCTTCTAATAACAACCCGCGATGCTGCACGTACAATAGATAAGGAGGTAATCTACTCGCTCCGGTCGCTCGGCAGCCGGCAATGGGATTTTTACCGCCATGTGGTATGGCCGATCAGCCTTCCAGGTATCTTTACTTCACTGCGTATAGTTACAGGCACGTCCATTGCAGTGCTCTTTTTTGTCGAATCTATCGGGACAAATATGGGGCTTGGATTTTATATAATAGATGCCTGGGGAAGAGCGGATTATACAACTATGTTTGTCGGTATTATTGCATTATCTTCTATCGGCATTGTAATCTATGAGATATTTGACCTCCTTGAGAGAAAAGTGTGCAGATGGAAAAACGTCTGA
- the ubiE gene encoding bifunctional demethylmenaquinone methyltransferase/2-methoxy-6-polyprenyl-1,4-benzoquinol methylase UbiE, translating to MEKRLNKQYPSVSMVTGTEHAGMVKEIFSTITKRYDFLNHFLSMRRDVAWRRFTVKKMRFFLTGRFLDVACGTSDLAIMTAKRFHDVQSTGVDFVQAMLVAGRKKIYRKGLGQDINLANADALSLPFKDNTFDVAAIAFGIRNIPDRTAALGEMIRVIVPDGQVMVLEMTYIRNRLFKRLYHLYLNFILPGIAGLLSFNPAAYLYLADSIMNFPSPERFAGLMGEAGLTEVKKYKLTFGITYLYTGIKPGNGKS from the coding sequence ATGGAAAAACGTCTGAATAAACAATATCCTTCAGTATCTATGGTTACCGGGACGGAACACGCCGGCATGGTTAAAGAAATCTTTTCCACCATAACAAAGCGATACGATTTTTTGAACCATTTTCTCAGCATGAGGCGTGATGTTGCCTGGCGGCGTTTTACCGTAAAAAAAATGAGATTTTTTCTCACTGGCCGTTTTCTGGATGTGGCCTGCGGCACATCCGATCTTGCCATTATGACTGCAAAGAGATTTCATGATGTACAATCAACAGGTGTAGATTTTGTCCAGGCCATGCTCGTTGCCGGCCGGAAAAAAATTTACCGTAAAGGACTTGGGCAGGATATCAACTTAGCCAATGCAGATGCCCTCAGCCTTCCTTTTAAAGACAATACCTTTGATGTTGCAGCCATCGCCTTCGGCATAAGGAATATCCCCGATAGAACGGCGGCTTTGGGAGAGATGATACGTGTAATAGTGCCGGATGGACAGGTAATGGTTCTTGAAATGACATATATCCGGAACCGTTTATTTAAAAGACTCTACCACCTGTATCTAAATTTTATATTGCCTGGTATTGCAGGTTTGCTGTCTTTTAATCCTGCTGCCTACCTGTATCTTGCCGACTCGATCATGAATTTCCCTTCACCGGAACGGTTTGCAGGCTTAATGGGAGAGGCAGGGCTGACAGAGGTAAAAAAATATAAACTTACATTCGGTATCACCTATCTTTATACTGGGATCAAACCGGGGAACGGCAAGTCGTGA
- the menA gene encoding 1,4-dihydroxy-2-naphthoate octaprenyltransferase: MSNETLKAWIQASRPPFFIATLAPLLIGWMSAKAYGLHLDKFFLVIFGSFIVHLVTNLANDYFDYIKGADSGESIGGSRVIQEGKILPDVLLKAIIILYCIAFLIAFTIMFSFNLFAILPLVLFAAFSSFFYVAPPIRYGYYGLGELFVGINMGPIIVVGTYWVIAGRFDWAPFYLSLPVGLMVASILYYQSLPDMKTDLAAGKYTLAVRLGKRGAFVGLIVFWVLIYLAVIALILTNALSWYALICLASIPVCVKMIRTVKNTEDWVLLDQYGRYVRILYGLNSIAIISGLFK, from the coding sequence GTGAGCAATGAAACACTGAAGGCCTGGATCCAGGCGAGCCGTCCGCCTTTTTTCATCGCCACCCTCGCCCCGCTTTTGATCGGGTGGATGTCTGCAAAGGCTTATGGCCTGCATCTTGACAAGTTTTTCCTGGTTATTTTTGGATCGTTTATTGTCCATCTTGTTACCAATCTTGCAAATGACTATTTCGATTATATAAAAGGCGCTGATTCAGGTGAATCAATAGGCGGCTCCCGTGTCATACAGGAGGGCAAAATCTTGCCTGATGTATTATTGAAGGCGATCATCATTTTATACTGCATTGCCTTCCTGATTGCCTTTACCATCATGTTCAGCTTTAACCTCTTTGCGATCCTTCCTTTGGTTCTTTTTGCCGCTTTTAGCAGTTTCTTTTATGTAGCGCCACCGATCCGGTATGGATACTACGGACTGGGTGAACTTTTTGTCGGGATAAACATGGGGCCGATCATTGTGGTAGGAACTTATTGGGTTATTGCAGGCCGGTTTGACTGGGCGCCCTTTTATCTGTCCTTGCCTGTCGGGCTGATGGTCGCCTCGATCCTGTATTATCAAAGCCTCCCTGATATGAAAACCGACCTTGCTGCGGGTAAATATACCCTGGCTGTAAGACTCGGTAAAAGAGGTGCATTTGTCGGCCTTATTGTTTTCTGGGTTTTGATTTATCTGGCTGTTATAGCCCTGATACTTACAAATGCACTCTCATGGTATGCCCTGATATGCCTTGCAAGCATCCCTGTATGCGTAAAAATGATCCGGACGGTCAAGAATACAGAAGATTGGGTACTTCTCGACCAGTATGGCAGGTATGTAAGGATACTCTACGGCCTCAATAGCATTGCCATAATTTCAGGGCTGTTTAAATAA